Proteins encoded by one window of Ignavibacteriota bacterium:
- a CDS encoding oligosaccharide flippase family protein has product MLDKIKELTKDTALYGISTIVGRFLGFILVPFYTNVFSPTDFGIQSYIYAFLAFANIVYIYGMDAAFMKYATVEESDKRKVYSTGYIFVTVTTLLFSIFLVLIHQWLADKADLSDYSYILLYVIGILFLDTATLIPFSNLRLERKAFKFALIKIINILINVGLNFILILKYKFGIEAIFISNLAASIFSFVTLIPDIYRNLEFTINKFYLKKMLFFGLTYLPASVAAMIVQVIDVPIVRALTNEATLGIYRANYKLGIFMMLFVSMFQYAWQPFFLTNAKEENAKKIFSKVLSLFLIFSSFMWIILSLFIDNIASLQFYHGRSMIGKEYLTGIYIVPIILLSYIFHGLYINFIAGIYLEEKTKYLPAITGIGALINIVSNFILVPVIGIFGGAISTLFSYIFMSIGIFIVSQKFYKIDYEYSVIIKIMTIIFLVCGVFYYYVFTTGITFSIKIILLLFYFSAFAILKIVKKKDISSTLNLIFKKKNNPAV; this is encoded by the coding sequence ATTGTTGGAAGATTTTTAGGATTTATTTTGGTTCCGTTTTATACCAATGTATTTTCTCCAACAGATTTTGGTATTCAATCATATATTTATGCTTTTTTAGCATTTGCAAATATTGTTTACATCTACGGTATGGATGCCGCGTTTATGAAATACGCTACTGTTGAAGAAAGCGATAAAAGAAAAGTTTATTCTACCGGTTATATTTTTGTTACAGTTACAACTTTACTATTTTCTATTTTTCTAGTACTAATTCATCAATGGCTTGCTGATAAAGCAGATTTATCGGATTATTCTTATATTTTATTATATGTAATTGGAATACTGTTTCTTGATACTGCCACGTTAATTCCATTTTCAAATCTTCGTTTAGAGAGAAAAGCTTTCAAATTTGCCTTAATAAAAATCATTAATATTTTGATAAATGTCGGCTTAAATTTTATTCTTATTCTAAAATATAAATTTGGAATTGAAGCAATTTTCATAAGCAATTTAGCCGCTTCAATTTTTTCTTTCGTCACACTAATTCCGGATATTTACAGAAATTTGGAATTTACGATTAATAAATTTTATCTTAAGAAAATGCTGTTTTTCGGATTGACATATTTGCCCGCAAGCGTTGCCGCAATGATTGTCCAAGTTATTGATGTGCCAATTGTTCGTGCTCTTACAAACGAAGCAACATTAGGAATTTACCGGGCAAATTATAAACTCGGAATTTTTATGATGCTTTTCGTTTCCATGTTTCAATATGCTTGGCAGCCGTTTTTCCTAACAAATGCAAAGGAAGAAAACGCCAAAAAAATATTTTCAAAAGTACTCAGTCTATTTTTAATTTTTTCAAGTTTTATGTGGATAATACTTTCCCTTTTTATTGATAATATTGCAAGTCTTCAATTTTATCACGGCAGAAGTATGATTGGCAAAGAGTATTTAACCGGAATTTATATAGTTCCAATTATTCTTCTTTCATATATTTTTCATGGTCTTTATATAAATTTTATTGCCGGAATTTACTTGGAAGAGAAAACAAAATATCTTCCGGCTATTACCGGAATTGGCGCGTTAATAAATATTGTCAGCAACTTTATATTAGTACCTGTTATTGGAATTTTCGGCGGCGCGATTTCAACATTATTTAGTTACATTTTTATGTCTATCGGAATTTTTATAGTATCGCAGAAATTTTATAAAATTGATTATGAATATTCTGTGATAATAAAAATTATGACAATAATATTTTTGGTTTGCGGCGTTTTCTATTATTATGTGTTTACTACAGGAATTACGTTTTCAATAAAAATTATTCTATTACTTTTTTATTTCAGCGCTTTTGCAATATTAAAAATTGTAAAGAAAAAAGATATAAGTTCAACTTTGAATTTAATATTCAAAAAGAAAAATAATCCGGCTGTATAG
- the dut gene encoding dUTP diphosphatase, which translates to MKKIDLNIKRISKTFEDISLPAYSTEGSSGMDIRAAVESEIILKAGKIVLVPTNLSVEIPIGYEIQVRPRSGLAAKNGIGVLNSPGTIDSDYRGELKIILFNFGEEDFIIKRGDRIAQLVLAQVILANINQVEDLNSSQRGEGGFGHTGKS; encoded by the coding sequence ATGAAAAAAATCGATTTAAATATTAAACGAATTTCAAAAACATTTGAAGATATTTCTCTTCCTGCTTATTCAACCGAGGGAAGTTCAGGCATGGATATAAGAGCGGCAGTTGAAAGCGAAATAATTCTTAAAGCCGGAAAAATTGTTTTAGTCCCGACGAATTTATCTGTTGAAATTCCAATCGGGTATGAAATTCAAGTTAGACCGAGAAGCGGATTAGCCGCAAAAAACGGAATCGGTGTTTTAAATTCACCGGGAACAATAGATTCTGATTACCGAGGCGAATTAAAAATAATTTTGTTTAACTTTGGCGAAGAAGATTTTATTATTAAACGAGGCGATAGAATTGCTCAATTAGTTTTAGCGCAAGTAATTTTAGCAAATATTAATCAAGTTGAAGATTTAAATTCATCTCAAAGGGGAGAAGGTGGATTTGGTCACACCGGAAAATCTTAG